The genomic stretch AAGAATGATTTGCAAACTCCTGAGAGTAGGAAATAGGAAAAAAATCGTCCCGGGCTATAGCACACGAAGAATAAGACTAGAGAAAGCTAAAATAATGGTAGGTTGTCATTAAGACCTTAGTTCATTCTTCTTGCAATGAGTATACAGTATTTAGTTTCCTTACTTCGTCCATCGATTACGTATCTTAAATTCTTAATCACTCCAAGATCACAGTGGTCTCACCCGATAGTTTCTAATATGTGTTCATCATATTCTTGCTACACTCGCAAATATATCATTTGATTTCATATCAGAATCTGTACCACGCAGGTCACCATAAGTAGACATTTCATTCTAGAACAGTTTTTGCAGGTTCTTGGTGTTTGTATGTGCGACACGACAACAAGTGAAATGAGGACATAAGAGAAATTCAGGACGTCTGGAGAAGATTGAGGAAGCAATTGTAGACTAAGAACCATGCTGCGCTAGGCTGGTGGTTGCCGTGTATAAATTAACCCTGTACTACAAGAGTTTTATGGTGTCCATCTGCTGGCACACAACGTCTCCTGGTGTCGCCTTATCGCCGGTTTAGTCCCAGCTTCCACATCACCATTCTTGATGCTTCCACCGCAACAAGGTTCGTTCTCTATCTCTGACAGTCGCGATCTACGGTGGTGCCTCGCGAGATAAAAGACTGTTGTACAAAGATATTCGGTTTCCAAAGTTATTTATGCAGTTTATTATTGTCTTTTACGCGTACCGGACAGATGCCACTTCTTAAGCTGGTTATAGCCCGTCGTGCATATGTTTTTCAGGTTGTGTTCATGTCCTCCTCAGGTAAATATTCACCGCAGAAAAACTATAGACAGATATCTTAGTTTCTTACCACAGCTTCTATACTCCAAACCCTCCAATTTCAGCCACCTAAATTAATCAATCAAGGTTCCCCTTATTCTGCATCTATTGAAGAAATCACATTAGGGAGTTTTTGGTGGAAgttgttcaacaaaaaaatttGGTGTCCATTACTTTGTTGTTTCAGGTATTGACTTTCTTCAATACAGCATGTTTCATTAGACATCAGTACTCTTTTTCTATTGATGTGAACTTGATACTATAAAAATAAACCAGGACCATATATATGAGGAAATATCAAAACATTCCTGTGTTCATGAGTTATTCATATTTTGGATTTTTGGCTGCATGTGTTCTGGTATGGCCTTATCATCTGCTTAGAAATATATTTAGTTAGCAACTCCATTGGCTCTGTTGTTCTTAATGTTGCTTTCATAAACAGGCATTGATGCATGCAAACTGAAGATTCCGCAAGAAAACTATGAACGGAATTGGCAAATATACTGGTTACTCTTGTTTCAATTGGGAAGCGTGCAAATTATTTGGTTCTTTGGAGTGTCTAATTCGTAGTTTCCTTTTGCGAAACAATAACAGCTACAGACTGCCTACAGTTGACTTCCACAGAAGCTGCAAACAGGTGCTCCCTAGAGCTTTATCATGGACTTAATCGTTGTGTTGCTGCTGGTCATGACTCTTGATAATGTTTTGGTTCAAAATCCTTCTGATGGACAAATAGACATTGATGGATAGTGCAGTTCCTGTTAAGTATAGTGCTCCTGGTTCTAAACAATGGATGCTAATGGAGGCTATTTCCTTGTGTTTGACTTTCTTTTAATGCCTCCATTAGATTTACTTTCATGGTATTTATTTTTAAGAAGCTATTACTTGCCAAAATTTTATAGTTGCCGGTTGCCCCATTACATACTCTGGGTGATATCCTTTGGACattttgtttgtttgaataaaaaggaCATTTGTTACAAATACCAATATACTTGTGGGGTAAACATTGGATGCTCACTAAAAATTAATGGTAAGATAATTGTAAATAGTGTGTATGATTCCAAAGTCACATGGAATACAATGACTGCTATGTCCAGCATTACTATCTAGAATAAAATGATTGATATGAATCTGCAGTTCATAAAAATATTGAAAAATAATTTTACTTGATCACATGGATTGCTATGAGCTTTGAACCAGACCTTTTTTTGGTAGTATGAAGAGTACTTGCTAAAACAGACGTAGATGTGATATATTTTGCATATTATTTAGATCCTTGCGACCTTGCCTCACTGCCATTGCCTTTTGGTCCGTTTCTTCCCTAGGTTGGAATTGAGGTAGAGCGTGTCGGAGAATGGGTCTGCTAGCTCAGATGGAGAAGCAAGGTAAGGTGATTCCATTGCCACCAACTGATTTCTTTCATGCTTACCCAACAAAATCTGTTATGCTTTTCTACAATATTGACATTGGTTTTCTTATATTTTGATGTACATGGGACAatttttcctaaagatattgaatGAATGTAGCATAGAGGGTGTATGGGGCAATCTTCCCAAATTCTCTACTGCGTTTCAACATGTACGATCCTTCGATCTTGGTTTTAATCTTCTCTATTCAGATGTATTTGTTGCAATAGTGGATCCAAGTACCTTTTTTACTTAGGGATATGTTCTCACCGCATTGGTTAAATAGGGTTATCATGCGGAGCTAGAAGAACACATCATTTCATATATtgttttggtgtaatcaaagtagaaTGATTACCTCAAGGTGTTTCCCGTGAACATAAATTATTTATGTTGGTCTGATGAAAGTGAAGTTTTAACTGACCACCAGTAAGTTTTATTTTCCAGTTTTACCACTTCCTCTTGGGTGATTTGTCTTCTAATGtttcttttttcgaaatgggggaattttcaacctctgcatcaatcgacgcATACAATTTTTTATTACATTATTGGAGCAAAGTCTCACAAAATAAGCACTAGCATTTTCTCGAATCGTATGTGACTAAATCATTTCAAGAACCTTTACATATTTATCCATGTACAACaaacttttattattattattattattattattattattattattattatttagcaAGTGTTATTTTAGATACCTTCAAATGAATCTCTTTATTTTTCTAGGTTTTCGTGCATGGATCAGTACAAGCTACCCAACATTTCACAGTACATTGAGCAAAGACCTCAGGCTTGCATGGTCCTTGTGTATAAGAAACAATTGATATAGCATCGGATTTATGTGCTTAGTAGTTTTGCTGATTCTGCATCTTTTATAATTCTCAATAAAATATGTGTCACCGTTATACAAAATGTACATTGGTACGAatttcacggggtcgtgcgccaagacgcacatctaaatctagtatgtaTAGATAAGGTATTTCCGTTCTGATTTGGGGACAAACTGGTGGGGCGACGTATGTGAAGATGTCCACGACCATTTTATATGTCTTGCCTATTTTGTACACGCACATCACCGTAGTAGTACACTGTACGTACAAGACAACGCGGACCATACGGGGCTCTAGAAGGTCGTACGTACATatcagatttttaaattttacgATCATAACACTGCTTACGAAAGGATATGAGAAGATCTAAACCGTCCTTATTTTTGACGCGGCCTAACATTTGCcagggggagcaccggagtagaAGTGAGAAAGAAGTACATTGTATCCACCCACAATACATCTGCTGCTCCATGGTTACTCAGCTAGGATCTTGGATTCTTCCTTGCTTGGAGAGGTAAAAACTGATACCATCTCTCTGGCAAGAGCGACATGCCCTGTTCTCTCTTCAGTTATTACCGCTGTAACACATTGGCGACAACATGTAATCCAAAAGAGCCCATCTCTACTCAAATTCAGTTGTCTTACATGCATGTTTCAACGCAACAATTTTAATTAGGCCTGTATCGACCATACCGGTCGAGCGAGTATCTTACTCAGCGAAAAATTCCTCGTACTCACCTAAGAAGTATAATTAGTTAGGAACCTTTGACGGAACCACGCAAGAGACCAGGAGCCACACAAGGGCACATCCGCACATGTGGCTAAGTAAGTACGGTATATTCCAAGCTTGGCTTGCAGCTAGCCACCtagcttcgcctatataaaggaacTCCCAGAACCAGGCACTACAACTCGATCAGTACCAGTGTACCCACTCCCACGGCGAGTCAAGTCCAAGGCTTAGCAACATGGCGAACGCCAAGCTCGTCGCAGTCGTGGCCACGCTCGTGATCTTCCTGGAGGTGTCATCCTGTGCCATGGCACGGCACCACGGTAAGCCGGACCCATGCAGCGGTGAGGATGATGGCTCCATGCCAGGCCTGCTGCACAAGCACAAGAAGCCCGGCCACTGCCCGTCgccaggcggcggcagcggcggcggcactcCTGGCATCATGACAGTGAATGGGTTCCAGAAAGGCGAGGACGGCGGAGGGCCGTCAGAGTGCGACGGCAAGTACCATAGCGACAAGACCTTGATTGTGGCGCTGTCAACACGGTGGTACGCCGGCGGGAGGCGATGCCACAAGCCGATCCGCATCACGAGCAAGCAAAACGGGCGCAGCGTGGTGGCCCGAGTGGTGGACGAGTGCGACTCCAACCATGGCTGCAAGGACAATATTGTGGACACCTCTCAGGCCGTGTGGGATGCCCTTGGGCTCGACAGCAACATTGGCGAGGTGCCAGTCACCTGGTCCGATGCATGAAAATGGTCACGGCTTTATTTATAACCtgaggccttatgtttaaaaaacccACAGCGAGCGGTGGAGGCCACTGGGACGTAGCGGTCGCGAGTCAAGCTAAGCGTCAAGTCGTTAGTGTCTCTGCTAATCTCGATGAGTATAAGGTCGAGCAGCAGAATAAATAAAATAGGGTCCCAATAAACTACTATACGGATGATAGTGCGGATTTATCATCTTGTAAGAGAATCACACTTTATGTAATGCACTTTTCGTTGTCAGTCTCAATTTGATTGTTGATGTTAATATGTTGGGTTGTGTACTTTTGATTATCTTTTATCAAATGGATCTGTAAATCCAAAAAAGAAAGGGTGGTTTAGGCCTAAAATTTCTGTTTAAATTTAATATCAGCCTGATGTGCAAGTGATGGTGGAAACTAGAATATAGATCTGGTCCTTGGCAGAATATTATGAGGAATAAATACATTAGAAATGAGGGTGTGTTCCATACCAAGGGCAGACCTGGAGATTCTCCACTCTGAACAAATATGTTACATGTTAAGGAGTTGTATCTACGTGGGAGAAGGATGCAGGTCGGAAATGGCAGATCAACAAGCTTTTGGGGTGATGCTTGGTGTGATCAATGTCCTTTAAAAGATAGATTTCCTGACATTTATAATATTAGTGTGGAACAGAAAATCACAGTTGCAAAGGCATATTGGGTTGAAGATTCACTCTCAGGAGATGGATAACACGTGATTTAGCTATGATCTTGATGCAAACTGCACTCACTGATGAACGATGAGTCCTAGAAATGGTCAAAAGGAGGCAGTAGGTTGGACAAAACTTTCAAACATTTATGGAAGAGTACAATCCCTCTCGAAATCAAAGTTTGGTTGTGGCTCATCTGACATAATGCTATTGCAACAAAAGATAACTTGTTGCGGCGCAATTTATCTAGAAATTCTCTCTGTCTGTTCTCCAATAAGAATGAATCCAATAATCATCTGTTCTTTGACTGCCCAGCTGACAAATTTGTTTGAAGCTATCTGGGTCAAGTTATTGGAGCTTCCTGAAGACCTGGGTCTTTCACTCATTTTTTTTGGTGGTTCCTCCAATTTCTTTCTGCCAGTCGTAACACTCAGATTGCGGGGCGTGCTGCCATTTGCTGGACAATCTGGAAACTCGGAAATAAAGCTTGTTTTGAGAACAAACTAATAAAAACTCCTTTTAAATTAATTAGTTATTCTACTGTCTTCATAAAATACTAGACATGTTTGCACAATGAGACGGATGATGATGCCATCCGCGTCGGAGCTGTCATTCTTCTTACACTTGCTCTTGTTGCTGGTGATGCAAATGCTAGTCGTTCTTCTACTGGACATCCCCTCTCCTTGCGAATGCTGGATGTTCGAAGTAGTGACGGTGGCGCTAGCAAGATGGAAaccgaagatgatgatgatgcaagTGATTAATCTCTGGGATGGTTGTCTCTGGTTCTGGATGTTGCTCTCTGTTATCTCATGCTCTTGTTTGCATTCTGTAAAAAGTGTTAACTTCCAAACTCCTTGTATGAACCCTAGCGCCACTA from Lolium rigidum isolate FL_2022 chromosome 4, APGP_CSIRO_Lrig_0.1, whole genome shotgun sequence encodes the following:
- the LOC124647182 gene encoding putative ripening-related protein 6; this encodes MANAKLVAVVATLVIFLEVSSCAMARHHGKPDPCSGEDDGSMPGLLHKHKKPGHCPSPGGGSGGGTPGIMTVNGFQKGEDGGGPSECDGKYHSDKTLIVALSTRWYAGGRRCHKPIRITSKQNGRSVVARVVDECDSNHGCKDNIVDTSQAVWDALGLDSNIGEVPVTWSDA